The following are encoded in a window of Camelus ferus isolate YT-003-E chromosome 20, BCGSAC_Cfer_1.0, whole genome shotgun sequence genomic DNA:
- the LOC102506280 gene encoding lymphocyte antigen 6G6e isoform X2 yields MLQLSNSQISGYRSHSPRLLSPGSSHGHLQHLLLHSVSWWGTGSGLSLSPVLFASLPCLVSIHLTGLTTSSAQGRLRCYTCNFAKPCYPIPTECQDDEVCGISIGTSEQSEVIQRKGCLPRAQCPLQGHATYWERSYSLQHHCCEQDLCNAATTLQRLPSCLLITLLVLMASFTWGGHLLH; encoded by the exons ATGCTCCAACTCTCCAACTCTCAGATCTCAGGGTACAGATCACATTCTCCCAGACTCCTGAGCCCCGGGTCCAGCCATGGGCACCTCCAGCATCTTCTTCTGCATTCTGTTTCTTGGTGGGGCACTGG ATCTGGGCTCAGCCTCTCACCTGTCCTGTTtgcctctcttccctgcctggTCTCCATCCATCTCACAGGTCTCACCACATCCTCTGCCCAGGGACGGCTCCGCTGTTACACCTGCAACTTCGCCAAACCCTGCTACCCTATTCCCACCGAGTGTCAGGATGATGAAGTTTGTGGCATCAGCATTGGTACCTCAG AGCAGAGTGAGGTCATCCAGCGGAAAGGCTGCCTCCCAAGGGCCCAGTGCCCTCTGCAGGGCCATGCCACCTACTGGGAGCGCTCCTACTCTCTGCAGCACCACTGCTGTGAGCAGGACCTGTGCAATGCGGCCACCACCTTGCAGCggctccccagctgcctcctcatCACCCTGCTCGTCCTCATGGCCAGCTTCACCTGGGGAGGCCACCTTCTCCACTAG
- the DDAH2 gene encoding N(G),N(G)-dimethylarginine dimethylaminohydrolase 2 has translation MGTPGEGLGRCSHALIRGVPESLASGEGAGAGLPALDLAKAQREHGVLGGKLRQRLGLQLLELPPEESLPLGPLLGDTAVIQGDTALITRPWSPSRRPEVDGVRKALQDLGLRIVEMGDENATLDGTDVLFTGREFFVGLSKWTNHRGAEIVADTFRDFAVSTVPVSSPAHLRGLCGMGGPRTVVAGSSDAAQKAVRAMAVLTDHPYASLTLPDDAAADCIFLRPGMPGVPPFLLHRGGGDLPNSQEALQKLSDVTLVPVSCSELEKAGAGLSSLCLVLSTRPHS, from the exons ATGGGGAcgccaggggaggggctgggccgcTGCTCCCATGCCCTGATCCGGGGGGTCCCGGAGAGCCTGGCGTCGGGCGAGGGTGCAGGGGCCGGCCTCCCAGCTCTGGACCTGGCCAAAGCTCAGAGAGAGCACGGGGTGCTGGGGGGTAAACTGAGGCAGCGATTAGGGCTGCAGCTGTTAGAATTGCCTCCTGAAGAGTCGTTGCCGCTGGGACCGCTGCTCGGTGACACCGCTGTGATCCAAGGGGATACGGCCCTAATCACGCGACCTTGGAGTCCCTCCCGCAGGCCGGAG GTTGATGGAGTCCGCAAAGCCCTCCAGGACCTGGGGCTCCGAATTGTGGAGATGGGGGACGAGAACGCGACGCTGGATGGCACTGATGTTCTCTTCACTG GCCGGGAGTTTTTCGTAGGCCTCTCCAAGTGGACCAATCACCGAGGAGCTGAGATCGTGGCAGACACGTTCCGG GACTTTGCTGTCTCCACGGTGCCGGTCTCGAGCCCTGCCCACCTGCGTGGCCTCTGTGGCATGGGGGGACCTCGCACTGTGGTGGCAGGTAGCAGCGATGCTGCCCAAAAGGCTGTCAGG GCAATGGCAGTGTTGACAGATCACCCCTATGCCTCCCTAACCCTCCCGGATGATGCAGCAGCTGACTGTATCTTTCTGCGGCCTGGGATGCCTGGtgtgccccctttcctcctgcacCGCGGAGGCGGGGACCTGCCCAACAGCCAGGAG GCACTGCAGAAGCTCTCTGACGTCACCCTGGTACCCGTGTCCTGCTCAGAATTGGAGAAAGCAGGCGCTGGGctcagctccctctgcctggtgCTCAGCACACGCCCCCACAGCTGA
- the LOC102506280 gene encoding lymphocyte antigen 6G6e isoform X3, whose translation MGTSSIFFCILFLGGALGLTTSSAQGRLRCYTCNFAKPCYPIPTECQDDEVCGISIGTSEQSEVIQRKGCLPRAQCPLQGHATYWERSYSLQHHCCEQDLCNAATTLQRLPSCLLITLLVLMASFTWGGHLLH comes from the exons ATGGGCACCTCCAGCATCTTCTTCTGCATTCTGTTTCTTGGTGGGGCACTGG GTCTCACCACATCCTCTGCCCAGGGACGGCTCCGCTGTTACACCTGCAACTTCGCCAAACCCTGCTACCCTATTCCCACCGAGTGTCAGGATGATGAAGTTTGTGGCATCAGCATTGGTACCTCAG AGCAGAGTGAGGTCATCCAGCGGAAAGGCTGCCTCCCAAGGGCCCAGTGCCCTCTGCAGGGCCATGCCACCTACTGGGAGCGCTCCTACTCTCTGCAGCACCACTGCTGTGAGCAGGACCTGTGCAATGCGGCCACCACCTTGCAGCggctccccagctgcctcctcatCACCCTGCTCGTCCTCATGGCCAGCTTCACCTGGGGAGGCCACCTTCTCCACTAG
- the LY6G6C gene encoding lymphocyte antigen 6 complex locus protein G6c, producing MKGFLLLILSALLCWVSADIRCHSCYKVPVLGCVDRQSCRLEPGHQCLTTNVYLGKMWVFSNLRCGTPEEPCREAFNQTSHKLGLTYNTTCCNKDNCNSPAPRPTPALALVLVTSLAGLGLWLLH from the exons ATGAAAGGCTTTCTGCTGCTCATCctgtctgctctgctctgctgggtCTCAG CTGACATTCGCTGTCACTCCTGCTACAAGGTCCCTGTGCTGGGCTGCGTGGACCGGCAGTCCTGCCGCCTGGAACCAGGACACCAATGCCTGACAACAAATGTGTATCTCG GTAAGATGTGGGTTTTCTCCAATCTCCGCTGCGGCACACCAGAAGAGCCCTGTCGGGAGGCCTTCAACCAAACCAGCCACAAGCTGGGCCTGACCTATAACACTACCTGCTGCAACAAGGACAACTGCAATAGCCCAGCCCCTCGGCCCACCCCGGCCCTGGCCCTTGTCCTTGTTACCTCCTTGGCTGGCCTTGGCCTCTGGCTGTTGCACTGA
- the ABHD16A gene encoding phosphatidylserine lipase ABHD16A has translation MAKLLSCVLGPRLYKIYRERDSERAPSGVPGTPTSVTTPPSSSWDTYYQPRALEKHADSILALASVFWSISYYSSPFAFFYLYRKGYLSLSKVVPFSHYAGTLLLLLAGVACLRGIGRWTNPQYRQFITILEATHRDQSAENKRQLANYNFDFRSWPVDFHWEEPSSRKESQGGPSCRGVALLRPEPLHRGTADTLLDRVKKLPCQITSYLVAHTLGRRMLYPGSVYLLQKALMPVLLQGQARLVEECNGRRAKLLACDGNEIDTMFVDRRGTAEPQGQKLVICCEGNAGFYEVGCVSTPLEAGYSVLGWNHPGFAGSTGVPFPQNEANAVDVVVQFAIHRLGFHPQDIILYAWSIGGFTATWAAMSYPDISAVILDASFDDLVPLALKVMPDSWRGLVTRTVRQHLNLNNAEQLCRYQGPVLLIRRTKDEIITTTVPEDIMSNRGNDLLLKLLQHRYPRVMAEEGLQVVRQWLEASSQLEEASIYSRWEVEEDWCLSVLRSYQAEHGPEFPWSVGEDMSVDGRRQLALFLAQKHLHNFEATHCTPLPAQNFQMPWHL, from the exons ATGGCGAAGCTGCTGAGCTGCGTCCTAGGCCCCCGGCTCTACAAAATCTACCGGGAAAGGGACTCTGAAAGGGCCCCGTCCGGCGTCCCTGGGACTCCAACTTCAGTCACTACCCCCCCTTCCAGCTCCTGG GATACGTACTATCAGCCCCGTGCCCTCGAGAAACATGCTGACAGCATCCTGGCACTG GCTTCAGTCTTCTGGTCCATCTCTTATTACTCCTCTCCCTTCGCCTTCTTCTACTTGTACAGGAAAG GTTACCTGAGTTTGTCCAAAGTGGTGCCATTTTCTCACTATGCTGGGACATTGCTTCTACTACTGGCAGGAGTGGCCTGCCTCCGAG GCATCGGCCGCTGGACCAACCCCCAGTACCGGCAGTTCATCACCATCTTGGAGGCGACACATAGGGACCAGTCTGCGGAAAACAAG AGGCAGCTTGCCAACTACAACTTTGACTTCAGAAGCTGGCCAGTCGACTTCCACTGGGAAGAACCCAGCAGCCG GAAGGAGTCCCAAGGGGGCCCTTCCTGCCGGGGCGTGGCCCTGCTCCGCCCAGAGCCTCTGCACCGGGGGACGGCAGACACCCTCCTTGACCGGGTCAAGAAGCTGCCCTGTCAGATCAccag CTACCTGGTGGCACACACGCTGGGGCGCCGGATGCTGTATCCTGGCTCAGTGTATCTGCTCCAGAAGGCCCTCATGCCTGTGCTGCTGCAGGGCCAGGCCCGGCTGGTAGAAGAG TGTAACGGGCGCCGGGCAAAGTTACTGGCCTGTGACGGCAACGAGATTGACACCATGTTTGTGGACCGACGGGGGACAGCTGAGCCCCAGGGACAGAAGCTg GTGATCTGCTGTGAGGGGAACGCGGGCTTCTATGAGGTGGGCTGCGTCTCCACACCTCTGGAAG CTGGATATTCAGTCCTGGGCTGGAATCATCCAGGCTTTGCTGGAAGCACG GGGGTGCCGTTCCCACAGAATGAGGCCAATGCCGTGGATGTGGTGGTCCAGTTTGCCATCCACCGCCTGGGCTTCCATCCCCAGGACATCATCCTCTATGCCTGGTCCATTGGCGGCTTCACCG CTACGTGGGCAGCCATGTCTTATCCAGACATTAGTGCCGTGATCCTGGATGCCTCCTTTGATGACCTGGTGCCCTTGGCCTTGAAGGTCATGCCAGACAGCTGGA GGGGCCTGGTGACCAGGACCGTGAGGCAGCATCTCAATCTAAACAACGCGGAGCAGCTGTGCAG GTACCAGGGCCCTGTGCTGCTGATCCGCAGAACCAAGGATGAGATCATCACCACCAC GGTTCCTGAGGATATCATGTCTAACCGAGGCAATGACCTCCTGCTGAAGCTCCTGCAGCATCG GTATCCCCGTGTGATGGCAGAGGAGGGTCTTCAAGTGGTGAGGCAGTGGCTGGAGGCCTCCTCACAGCTGGAGGAAG CCTCGATTTACAGCCgatgggaggtggaggaggactGGTGCCTGTCCGTTCTCCGCTCCTACCAGGCCGAACACGGGCCTGAATTCCCCTGGAGTGTAG GGGAGGACATGAGTGTGGATGGACGGCGGCAGCTGGCTTTGTTTCTG gcTCAGAAGCATCTGCACAACTTCGAGGCCACACACTgcaccccactcccagcccagaATTTCCAGATGCCCTGGCACCTCTAG
- the LOC102514693 gene encoding lymphocyte antigen 6 complex locus protein G6f: MAVLFLPLLCLCGLPKAVADNIQAIYVALGETLELPCPSPPTLHGDEILSWFRSPATVSSTVLVAQVQMVRPTPYSGKLQREPQLKLLGNYSLWLEGSKEGDAGRYWCAVLGQHNKYQNWRVYDVSVLRGSQFSARAADGSPCSVLLCSVVPARRLDSVTWLEGKGTVRGHVQSFWGDGAALLLVCPGEGLPEPRRRRPRIIRCLMPQNKGISFNLAASMDASPALCAPSTDWGVPWILMLLLAVGQGIIILVLSIMLWRWRVQGSQGRDASIPQFKPEIQVYENIHLAHLSPPAPKTR, translated from the exons ATGGCTGTCTTATTCCTACCCCTTCTGTGCTTGTGTGGGCTCCCCAAGGCTGTTGCAG aCAACATCCAGGCCATCTATGTCGCCTTGGGGGAGACGCTGGAGCTGCCGTGCCCCTCACCGCCCACCCTGCATGGGGATGAAATCTTGTCATGGTTCCGCAGCCCTGCAACAGTCTCCTCTACTGTCTTAGTGGCCCAAGTCCAAATGGTCAGACCAACTCCCTACTCTGGGAAGCTCCAAAGGGAACCCCAGCTCAAACTGCTGGGAAACTACTCTCTGTGGCTGGAAGGGTCCAAGGAGGGAGACGCTGGGAGGTACTGGTGCGCTGTGCTGGGTCAGCACAACAAGTACCAGAACTGGAGGGTGTATGATGTCTCCGTGCTCAGAG gatCCCAGTTCTCTGCAAGGGCTGCAGATGGATccccctgctctgtcctcctgTGCTCTGTGGTCCCTGCCAGGCGCCTGGACTCTGTGAcctggctggaggggaagggtACTGTGAGGGGCCATGTACAGTCCTTCTGGGGTGATGGGGCTGCCCTGCTCTTGGTGTGTCCTGGGGAGGGGCTTCCTGAGCCCAGGAGACGTAGACCAAGAATCATCCGCTGCCTCATGCCACAGAACAAAGGGATCAGCTTTAACCTGGCAG CCTCCATGGacgcctcccctgccctctgtgcCCCTTCCACAGACTGGGGTGTGCCCTGGATCCTGATGCTGTTGCTTGCAGTGGGCCAGGGGATCATTATCCTAGTCCTCAGCATCATGCTGTGGAGGTGGAGGGTCCAGGGGTCTCAGGGCAGAG ATGCCTCAATTCCTCAATTCAAACCCGAGATCCAGGTCTATGAGAATATCCATTTGGCCCATCTCAG CCCACCTGCCCCCAAGACCAGGTGA
- the MPIG6B gene encoding megakaryocyte and platelet inhibitory receptor G6b, which translates to MALVLQLLPLLLSRAHGSPGASLVGRPGDRVNLSCEGVSQPSRWVWAPSFPACKGLSKGRRPILWASPSGTPTASPVQPFASRLRALDLDIRRLELLLSTGDSGTFICKGQHQGESRTVLHVLGDLANCRAPEPTQVYPQILIPLLSVGLVLGLGALGLVWWLRRRSPPHPPSPPHPPRPLPRFVPLVKAEPQRPVEEEEPKISGGLDQESSLLYADLDHMALRRPCRLSPVAPADASTIYAVVV; encoded by the exons ATGGCCCTGGTTCTGCAGCTGCTACCGCTGCTGCTGTCGAGGGCCCACGGGAGCCCCGGGG CTTCCCTGGTCGGCCGCCCTGGGGACAGGGTGAATCTCTCCTGTGAAGGGGTATCGCAACCCAGCCGCTGGGTCTGGGCACCTAGCTTCCCCGCCTGCAAGGGTCTGTCCAAAGGACGTCGCCCGATCCTGTGGGCCTCACCGAGCGGGACCCCCACCGCGTCTCCCGTTCAGCCCTTTGCTAGTCGCCTACGTGCTCTGGACCTTGATATCAGGCGGCTGGAGCTGCTCCTGAGCACGGGGGACTCGGGCACCTTTATCTGCAAGGGCCAGCACCAGGGAGAGAGTCGAACGGTGCTTCACGTGCTGGGGGATCTGGCCAATTGCAGAGCTCCGGAGCCTACCCAAG TTTATCCCCAGATCCTGATCCCGCTGCTAAGCGTTGGGTTGGTGCTGGGACTCGGAGCGCTGGGCTTGGTCTGGTGGCTGCGCAG GCGCTCGCCCCCTCACCCGCCCTCGCCCCCTCACCCGCCTCGACCGCTGCCCAGATTTG TTCCACTCGTGAAAGCCGAGCCCCAGAGGCCagtagaggaggaggagccaaAGATTTCAGGGGGCCTGGATCAAGAGTCG AGCCTGCTGTACGCAGACCTGGATCATATGGCCCTCAGAAGGCCCTGCCGACTGTCCCCAGTGGCCCCAGCTGATGCCTCCACCATCTATGCGGTTGTAGTTTGA
- the LY6G5C gene encoding lymphocyte antigen 6 complex locus protein G5c, giving the protein MGCVGLVGLKSVLLYVLGQLNLNEQEPPYLPQLNKYLRCYRCLLETKELGCLLGSDICLAPHGSSCMTLFIKNNSGSDIMVSDCRPKEQMSDCSYTRTSPVLGFWIFSRCCFRNFCNNPQNRALYIS; this is encoded by the exons ATGGGATGTGTGGGCTTG GTGGGTTTGAAATCAGTGCTTCTCTATGTTCTAGGTCAGCTCAATCTTAATGAACAAGAACCCCCTTATCTGCCTCAGTTAAACAAATACCTTCGCTGCTATCGATGCCTCTTGGAGACCAAGGAGTTGGGGTGCCTTCTGGGATCTGACATCTGCCTTGCCCCGCACGGCAGCAGCTGCATGACTCTGTTCATAAAGAACA ACAGTGGTTCTGACATCATGGTGAGTGACTGTCGTCCTAAGGAGCAGATGAGTGATTGCTCGTACACCCGCACTTCTCCGGTGCTTGGCTTCTGGATATTCTCTCGATGCTGCTTCCGGAATTTCTGCAATAACCCTCAGAACAGAGCGCTCTATATTTCTTAG
- the LY6G6D gene encoding lymphocyte antigen 6 complex locus protein G6d, with the protein MNPLFVGILLSTLLGAALGNRMRCYDCGGGPSGSCQETVTTCGEGERCGFLERKPKGDVGQTKLSGNPSVTLIHHHPACVAAHHCNRVETEVVGEVTYTTHRDCCVGDLCNSAVASTAAPACLLAAAATTLVWLLPGLWRG; encoded by the exons ATGAACCCCCTATTTGTCGGGATCCTACTCAGCACCCTGCTGGGGGCTGCCTTGG GAAATCGCATGCGGTGCTACGACTGCGGTGGAGGCCCCAGCGGCTCCTGCCAAGAGACCGTGACCACTTGTGGAGAGGGCGAACGTTGTGGCTTCCTGGAGCGCAAACCCAAAGGGGACGTGGGACAGACCAAGCTGTCTGGAAACC cctcagtgacCTTGATTCATCATCATCCAGCCTGTGTGGCGGCCCATCATTGCAATCGAGTGGAAACAGAAGTGGTGGGAGAGGTGACTTATACGACCCACAGGGACTGCTGCGTCGGAGACCTGTGCAACAGTGCTGTGGCAAGCACTGCGGCCCCTGCATGCCTCTTGGCCGCAGCGGCCACCACCCTGGTCTGGCTCCTGCCGGGACTGTGGAGAGGGTAG
- the LOC102506280 gene encoding lymphocyte antigen 6G6e isoform X1: MGTSSIFFCILFLGGALVSWLLFMFVHLSHFLYPSCLCVFFFSGTVSPPFSVSLFLLLSAFLSISRFPLPFCVSPLSVHPIPRSGLSLSPVLFASLPCLVSIHLTGLTTSSAQGRLRCYTCNFAKPCYPIPTECQDDEVCGISIGTSEQSEVIQRKGCLPRAQCPLQGHATYWERSYSLQHHCCEQDLCNAATTLQRLPSCLLITLLVLMASFTWGGHLLH, encoded by the exons ATGGGCACCTCCAGCATCTTCTTCTGCATTCTGTTTCTTGGTGGGGCACTGG TCTCTTGGCTTCTGTTCATGTTTGTGCATCTCTCTCACTTCCTGTATCCCTCTtgcctctgtgtctttttcttttctggcactgtctcccctcccttctctgtgtctctttttctacttctgtctgcttttctctccatttcacgCTTCCCTCTCCCATTTTGTGTATCACCTCTCTCTGTGCATCCCATTCCCAGATCTGGGCTCAGCCTCTCACCTGTCCTGTTtgcctctcttccctgcctggTCTCCATCCATCTCACAGGTCTCACCACATCCTCTGCCCAGGGACGGCTCCGCTGTTACACCTGCAACTTCGCCAAACCCTGCTACCCTATTCCCACCGAGTGTCAGGATGATGAAGTTTGTGGCATCAGCATTGGTACCTCAG AGCAGAGTGAGGTCATCCAGCGGAAAGGCTGCCTCCCAAGGGCCCAGTGCCCTCTGCAGGGCCATGCCACCTACTGGGAGCGCTCCTACTCTCTGCAGCACCACTGCTGTGAGCAGGACCTGTGCAATGCGGCCACCACCTTGCAGCggctccccagctgcctcctcatCACCCTGCTCGTCCTCATGGCCAGCTTCACCTGGGGAGGCCACCTTCTCCACTAG